In the Hordeum vulgare subsp. vulgare chromosome 7H, MorexV3_pseudomolecules_assembly, whole genome shotgun sequence genome, one interval contains:
- the LOC123409600 gene encoding putative disease resistance protein At1g50180: MGEAAVRIVLANMNDLAIHETRFLCGVTLEVAFLKDELMRLQAYLKDADTKWRSGNARVAIWRSQIRDTSYEAENVIEAADYMEKRNRLKKGFMGAISRYASLPSDLVTLHKIGIEIQRVRRKLSEIFQSADRLKIVMDSTTVVEDESPQDFSLVHQYYEDDVVMVGFQDEHKQIVDKLVDNEKMLSVVAIVAMGGAGKTTLARKVYTSSRIKEHFEILAWVTVSQTFKGIDLLKDILKQVVEDRDEPTSIDQMNEYEVRKKMSDLLLQKRYLVALDDVWEANTWKQMNKTVQAFPDVYNGSRILLTTRKNNVSNHIKMRTIVHALQGLDEEQSWKLFSSKALPSYRRYATSDLDDFEQVGKKIAKKCEGLPLALTVLGGHLSKNFNTQAWSNLLLGWPLTDSMQMMRELIYRSYKDLPNHYLRSCFIYLAAFPEDYVISVPVLIDLWIAENFIPHKPNHILEETAHEYVTELAQRNLVQVVHRSSVHGWIEKIRIHDILRNWCIEEARQDGFLDVIDKTTGQTGASSAEIMIPHRSCFQTLSGQIVPATPKVRTVLGFGLSSASLPKLRFLRVLHIENSSLKDLYMIIDGCIHLRCLRLRKCKHVKLPSSIGNLLYLQTIDLRGTTFNSVVPYSLWDIPTLRHVYLSDEFSPPPPTMRVHQQQQKEIRTFELILTSVGTKFRYRDMAIYLGQMKQLTTFSLIMEPISAEIISIFANMPHLVDIYLVKFCVINKLSAEFPQSLRRLVVEADAITEDPMPVIEKLPCLVVLELSGYKGHTMCCSAQGFSRLQELALTAFSTAEWKIEVGSMPKLSRMTLRYCECMSRLPQGLLHLPNLGYLKLEHMPQIAEDDNMLRALMQKGCEVKWNR, translated from the exons ATGGGGGAGGCCGCTGTTAGAATTGTTCTTGCGAACATGAATGATCTAGCCATTCATGAGACCAGATTCTTATGTGGAGTTACCCTTGAAGTGGCATTCTTAAAAGATGAGCTGATGCGGCTCCAGGCCTACCTCAAAGACGCTGACACCAAATGGCGCTCAGGAAATGCAAGAGTTGCAATCTGGAGGAGTCAGATCAGGGACACATCATATGAGGCCGAGAATGTCATTGAAGCGGCAGATTACATGGAGAAAAGAAACAGGCTCAAGAAAGGATTCATGGGTGCCATTTCAAGGTACGCTAGTTTACCGAGTGACTTGGTTACTCTTCATAAGATCGGTATTGAAATCCAACGTGTAAGAAGGAAGCTCAGTGAGATATTTCAAAGTGCGGACCGTTTGAAAATTGTTATGGATAGTACTACTGTGGTTGAGGATGAGTCTCCACAAGATTTCAGCCTCGTCCACCAATACTACGAAGATGATGTTGTCATGGTTGGTTTtcaggatgagcacaaacaaataGTGGATAAGCTAGTTGACAATGAGAAAATGCTTAGTGTTGTCGCTATAGTTGCCATGGGTGGAGCAGGAAAAACAACACTCGCTAGAAAAGTTTACACTTCCTCTAGAATCAaagaacactttgagatactTGCGTGGGTGACTGTATCTCAAACATTCAAGGGCATTGATTTGCTCAAGGATATTCTGAAACAAGTTGTCGAGGACAGAGATGAGCCCACATcgattgatcaaatgaatgagtaTGAGGTGAGAAAGAAGATGAGTGATTTACTGTTGCAAAAAAGATATTTAGTAGCCCTGGATGATGTGTGGGAAGCAAATACATGGAAGCAAATGAATAAAACAGTTCAGGCCTTTCCAGATGTTTATAATGGTAGTAGAATACTATTAACCACGAGGAAGAACAATGTTTCAAACCATATTAAAATGCGAACTATTGTTCATGCTCTACAAGGCTTAGATGAAGAGCAAAGTTGGAAACTGTTTAGTAGCAAAGCTTTGCCATCATATAGAAGATATGCCACCAGTGATTTGGATGACTTTGAACAAGTAGGGAAAAAGATTGCAAAGAAATGTGAAGGACTCCCGCTTGCACTTACAGTTTTGGGTGGTCATCTTTCAAAGAATTTCAATACACAAGCGTGGTCCAATTTATTATTGGGTTGGCCATTAACTGACAGCATGCAAATGATGCGTGAATTAATATATCGCAGCTACAAGGACCTACCGAATCATTACTTAAGATCTTGTTTCATTTATCTTGCTGCTTTTCCCGAGGATTATGTAATATCTGTGCCGGTTCTTATTGATTTATGGATAGCTGAAAACTTCATTCCACATAAACCAAATCATATACTAGAAGAAACAGCACATGAGTATGTAACTGAGTTGGCTCAAAGAAATTTGGTCCAAGTTGTTCACAGAAGCAGTGTACATGGATGGATTGAGAAAATAAGGATTCATGATATCTTGCGTAACTGGTGCATAGAGGAAGCGAGACAAGATGGTTTTCTTGATGTCATCGATAAAACTACAG GTCAAACTGGTGCATCATCAGCTGAAATCATGATACCTCATCGTTCTTGTTTTCAAACTCTGAGTGGCCAGATTGTACCTGCAACACCTAAAGTTCGAACCGTGCTTGGATTTGGACTCTCCTCAGCCTCTCTACCTAAGCTAAGATTCCTGAGAGTTCTTCACAttgaaaactcaagcctaaaggaTTTATATATGATAATAGATGGGTGCATCCACTTAAGATGCCTGAGGTTGAGAAAATGCAAACACGTGAAACTCCCATCTTCAATTGGAAATCTTCTTTACTTGCAGACTATAGATCTAAGAGGTACGACATTTAACTCAGTAGTGCCATATTCTCTCTGGGATATCCCAACTCTAAGGCATGTTTATCTGAGTGATGAATTTTCTCCACCACCACCTACAATGAGGGTGCATCAACAGCAGCAGAAAGAAATCCGTACCTTTGAGTTAATACTTACATCTGTTGGCACAAAATTCCGCTATCGTGACATGGCCATCTACCTGGGACAGATGAAGCAACTGACAACCTTCTCCTTGATAATGGAACCCATATCCGCGGAGATTATTAGCATATTTGCAAACATGCCTCACCTGGTTGATATTTATCTCGTCAAATTTTGTGTGATAAATAAGTTGTCTGCTGAATTCCCACAAAGCCTACGCCGTCTTGTTGTAGAAGCTGATGCCATTACAGAAGACCCAATGCCGGTCATAGAGAAGCTTCCGTGTCTTGTGGTGTTGGAGCTGAGTGGATACAAAGGCCATACCATGTGTTGCTCTGCCCAAGGGTTCTCTCGGCTACAAGAGTTAGCACTTACTGCATTTTCCACTGCGGAGTGGAAGATAGAGGTTGGGTCAATGCCAAAGCTCTCCCGCATGACACTTCGGTACTGCGAATGTATGAGCAGGCTCCCACAAGGGTTGCTGCACCTTCCAAACCTCGGTTACCTAAAACTGGAGCATATGCCCCAGATTGCTGAAGATGACAACATGCTGAGGGCGCTGATGCAGAAAGGATGTGAG GTGAAATGGAATCGTTGA